The candidate division KSB1 bacterium genome includes a region encoding these proteins:
- a CDS encoding PEGA domain-containing protein, with product MKFHLIAFSSVTLWVVCTITFAQQAESTGHAVISVESQYPGLPILIDGKEAGFTPLQNHLLPPGKHEIAVKRAQPESWLDFDWVETCSLSAGDTLHFTAHFQKGYSINSMPFGAEVYLDGVLQGTTPLVLRLPEDEIAYVEIRKAGYQAEQLQIGKTKEGLAETRLYAVTLKPEKDWTVLHEDEASRRRFHLTRNRRISLAAAGLSLASGVAAILLKDKADHFYDQYLTTGLPAQREKFYQRTKDYDRYSGIATAVFETSFAVSFYFFLKSTAE from the coding sequence ATGAAATTTCATCTTATTGCATTTTCCAGCGTTACGCTTTGGGTCGTATGCACCATCACTTTCGCCCAGCAAGCTGAATCGACCGGTCACGCAGTTATTTCAGTAGAATCTCAATACCCCGGCCTTCCCATTCTCATTGATGGCAAAGAAGCCGGTTTTACGCCGTTGCAAAATCATTTACTTCCCCCCGGCAAGCATGAGATCGCCGTCAAGCGCGCCCAGCCGGAAAGCTGGCTCGATTTTGATTGGGTGGAAACCTGCTCGCTCAGCGCCGGCGATACCCTCCATTTTACGGCGCATTTTCAGAAAGGCTATTCGATCAATTCGATGCCGTTCGGCGCGGAAGTTTATCTCGACGGCGTTTTGCAAGGCACAACGCCGCTGGTGTTGCGCTTGCCGGAAGACGAGATCGCTTACGTCGAAATTCGCAAAGCCGGTTATCAAGCCGAACAATTGCAAATTGGAAAAACAAAGGAAGGCTTGGCGGAAACGCGTCTTTATGCCGTTACATTAAAACCGGAAAAAGATTGGACGGTTCTGCACGAAGACGAAGCCTCCCGCCGGCGTTTTCATCTAACTCGCAATCGCCGAATTTCCTTGGCAGCGGCCGGCTTGAGTCTGGCCTCCGGCGTCGCCGCCATTTTATTGAAAGATAAAGCCGATCATTTCTACGATCAGTATCTCACCACCGGCCTGCCGGCGCAGAGAGAAAAATTTTATCAGCGCACCAAGGACTACGATCGTTATTCCGGCATCGCGACGGCAGTTTTTGAAACCAGCTTTGCGGTGTCGTTTTACTTTTTCCTAAAGTCGACCGCAGAGTAA
- a CDS encoding OsmC family protein, with protein sequence MKAHLRWLGPNMQFEGKTESGQTVKLDSTKDKAAAIGASPVEMVLQALGGCTAMDVVSILQKMRRTIKFLTLEIDAKRREEYPRIFTHIHILYKLTSPDAAEHELARAIKLSEEKYCSVSGMLRPTVEITTSYELRRA encoded by the coding sequence ATGAAAGCACACCTGCGCTGGCTGGGCCCAAATATGCAGTTCGAAGGCAAGACGGAATCCGGGCAAACCGTCAAACTCGACAGCACAAAAGACAAAGCCGCGGCGATTGGCGCCTCGCCTGTGGAGATGGTGTTGCAAGCGCTCGGCGGCTGCACCGCCATGGACGTTGTTTCGATTCTTCAGAAAATGCGGCGCACGATCAAATTCCTCACGCTGGAAATCGATGCCAAACGCCGTGAAGAGTATCCGCGCATTTTTACCCACATTCACATTCTTTATAAATTGACAAGCCCGGATGCGGCAGAGCATGAATTGGCACGCGCCATCAAACTTTCGGAAGAAAAGTACTGCTCGGTGAGCGGCATGTTGCGGCCGACGGTGGAGATTACGACGAGCTATGAATTGCGCCGGGCCTGA
- a CDS encoding MFS transporter translates to MFRALRHRNYRLYFFGQLFSLSGTWIQNVAQGWLVYELTRSPFWLGFVGFLNFLPLFIFSLPAGSLADRVSKHKLLLALQIPPMLLAFIFAILIWSKTITVSLIGMLAFGFGVVNAFDLPARQSFAIELVGKKDLANAIALNSAAFNTARLLGPAIGGIVIATAGAGWCLFINGISYLAGIWALTAMRFEKRPRPEKNHLSLKNSIAEIFLYIRQTRPVFGLLMLVSVMTIFGWSFWILMPVFASAILNGGAIELGKLMSFGGVGALGSALVVAGFGHRLLPRRLVFYGVIVFVTGVTGFALSKTFYLSLAMVAMAGFGLILFYINANSALQRRVPNHLRGRMMGVYALVFGGLSPFGNLQVGFLAEKIGAPRAIILGAAICAGMAYVVSRLVPPQPRKRKEKISPLSPVDPAAA, encoded by the coding sequence ATGTTTCGGGCGCTGCGCCATCGCAATTACCGTCTTTATTTTTTCGGACAACTTTTTTCGTTGAGCGGCACGTGGATCCAGAACGTCGCGCAAGGCTGGCTGGTCTACGAGCTGACGCGCTCGCCGTTTTGGCTCGGTTTTGTCGGCTTTCTCAATTTCCTGCCGCTGTTTATCTTCTCGCTGCCGGCGGGAAGCCTTGCCGACCGCGTTTCAAAACACAAATTGTTGCTGGCTTTGCAGATTCCGCCCATGCTGCTCGCGTTTATCTTCGCCATTTTGATCTGGTCCAAAACCATAACGGTATCTTTGATCGGCATGTTGGCCTTTGGCTTTGGCGTGGTGAATGCTTTTGACCTGCCGGCCCGGCAGTCGTTTGCCATCGAGCTGGTCGGCAAAAAAGATCTGGCAAATGCGATCGCGCTCAACTCGGCGGCCTTCAACACGGCGCGTTTGCTCGGCCCGGCCATCGGCGGCATCGTCATCGCGACCGCCGGTGCCGGTTGGTGTCTGTTCATCAACGGTATTTCCTATCTCGCGGGAATTTGGGCGCTGACCGCCATGCGTTTTGAAAAAAGGCCGCGGCCGGAAAAAAATCATCTTTCGCTCAAAAATTCAATCGCAGAAATTTTTCTTTATATTCGGCAAACCCGCCCGGTGTTTGGACTGCTGATGCTGGTGAGCGTCATGACGATTTTCGGCTGGTCGTTTTGGATCTTGATGCCGGTTTTCGCCAGCGCGATTCTAAACGGCGGCGCCATCGAGCTTGGCAAGTTGATGTCATTCGGCGGCGTTGGCGCTTTGGGCAGCGCGTTAGTCGTGGCCGGTTTCGGCCATCGCTTGCTGCCGCGACGTCTGGTGTTTTATGGCGTGATTGTTTTTGTCACCGGCGTGACAGGGTTTGCGCTGTCAAAAACATTTTATCTGTCGCTGGCGATGGTGGCGATGGCCGGCTTTGGTCTGATTCTGTTTTATATCAATGCCAATAGCGCGCTGCAACGCCGGGTGCCGAATCATCTGCGTGGCCGGATGATGGGAGTTTATGCTTTGGTCTTCGGCGGGCTGTCGCCCTTCGGCAATTTACAGGTCGGGTTCCTGGCTGAAAAAATTGGCGCCCCTCGAGCCATTATTCTGGGCGCCGCCATTTGCGCCGGGATGGCGTATGTCGTTTCGCGCCTGGTGCCGCCCCAACCGCGTAAACGCAAAGAGAAAATCTCTCCACTCTCGCCCGTTGATCCGGCTGCCGCCTAA